In Actinoplanes octamycinicus, the genomic window GACCGATCAGGAACTCCTGCAGGTCGTCCCGGGCCGGGAGGCGCGACCACCAGGACTCCTCGCTCACCTGGGCGGCGGAGGGAACCTGGCACACCCGGAACCGGGGCGGGACGTAGCCCTCGCCCAGCTCCGGCACCCGGATGCCGTCCGGCACGTCGCCGGACTCGACGATCTGCCGGTCCAGCTCGGCGCGGTAGGCCAGGGCCAGGCTCGCCCGGCGCTGGTCCGGCGCCCGGCCGGTGGAGATCGCCTCGAGGGTCTCCTGCAGCCCGGCCAGGGCGGTGCGGGTGGCCCGGTGCTCGCGCTGGCTCGCCCAGCACGCCACCTCGGGGAAGTCCGCGACCAGCTGCCGGAACAGCTCGTCGTAGCGGGTGACCGCCCGGTCCGGCAGAGCGCGCAGCGCCTCGGAGAACCGGTCCCGCTCACCGGCCCCGAGGCGGTCCCAGACGGCGAGGCCGGCGACGAAGCGCTGGGTCACGGTCGCGGCCGCTTCGTAGTAGTCGCGCAGGAAGATCCGGAACACCTCGGCAGACTGATGGGGAAGCGGCGGGACCATGGTGTTGCCGACCAGGTGGGCGAAGATCCGCGCGTCATCCGCGACCGCGCCCGGCGGATTGCCGGCGCCGGTGACGGCCAGCTGCTCCGCCTTGGTGATCTCCAGATCCCGGAACTCGATCGGCAGGTCGCTGTCCGCCATCGCCTCGAAGAAGGCGGCGACCACGATCACCAGGTGGGCCGCTTCCAGCCGCTCGGTGCGGCTGTAGCGGGACAGGCCGCTGCGCCGGTCGGCGAAGCCGCGGACCAGGTCGTGGCTGAGGCGGACCAGCTCCGCTTTGGCGTCGAAGAGGCCGAGCAGTGCCGGGACCGCCGGGGTCGCGGCCAGCAGCACCCCGCCGGTGATCTTCTCGATCGCGGCGACGACCTTGCTGTCCTGGCCACCGAGCAGCCGGACCGCGTCCGAGTAACTGAGGGAGCGAGCCATGCCGTCCATCATGGTCGGTGGTCACCACGCGGTTGACCCGCCCCGGGCGGGTGGGTCAAGATAGCGAAGTTACCTGCGGGTAACATCAGCGACAAGGAGGCCGCATGCCCACGCTCGACCGCCAGGACGACGTCTTCGTCCTCGACCTCGGGGACACCGAGAACCGGTTCCACCCCGACTGGCTGATCGCCGTCGGCGCCGCCCTCGACGAGGTGGAGAAGGCCGACGGGCCGAAGGCCCTGGTCACCACCGCGACCGGGAAGTTCTTCTCGAACGGTCTCGATCTCGAGTGGCTGGGCGCGAACGGCGACAAGTTCCGGGAGTACGCGACCTCGGTGCACGCCCTGTTCGCCCGGGTGCTCGCGCTGCCGCTGCCGACCGTCGCGGCGCTGCAGGGGCACACCTTCGCGGCCGGCGCGATGCTGTCGCTGGCGCACGACTTCCGGGTGATGCGCGCCGACCGCGGCTTCTGGTGCCTGCCCGAGGTGGCGATCAGCATCCCGTTCACTCCGGCCATGTCGGCGCTGATCCAGAGCCGGCTGACGCCGCAGGCCGCGCACGAGGCGATGACCACCGGCCGGCGGTACGGCGGCGAGGACGCCCGGACGGCCGGGATCGTCGACCACGCGGCCCCGGAGGACGCGGTGCTGCCCACCGCCGTCAAGATCGCCGCGACGCTGGCCGGGAACGCCGGCGACACGCTCGGCACGATCAAGGCCCGGATGTACGCCCCGGCCCTGACCCTGCTGCGCGACGGGACGAACCCGCTGGGCTGAGCCCGACTCAGGCCGGCTGGGACACCAGGGCGGCGACCTCGGCGTGCAGGCCGGGGACGTCGCCCCGGACGCCGTCCAGCAGCCACTGGCACATCTGCAGGGACGCGCCGACCACCGTCCGCACCCGCGCCAGGCGGCGGGCGGTGAACTCCGTCCACAGCGCGTCGTCCACCACCGGCGCGGTCAGCAGCAGGTCGCCGAGCACCGCGGCGTCCTCCAGCGACATCGCCGCGCCCTGCGCCAGGGTGGGCGGGGCGGCGTGCGCCGCGTCGCCGATCACCACCACCCGGCCCCGGTTCCACGGCCCGTCCAGCAGGTGGGTCTGGAACCGGGTGAAGTGGATCCGGGCCGGATCGTCGAACTCGATCTCGTCCCACGGGCCGTGCAGCGGCGCGGCCAGCGAGCGGACCACGGCCAGCGACTCCGCCGGGCTCAGCGGGCCGCGATGCTGGGGCGTCTCGGCCAGGTAGACGTACATCGACTCGGGGCCGGTCGGGCAGTACCCGGCGATGTGCAGCGGACCGCCCAGGATCAGCTCGGTCCGGTGCACGGACGCCGGCCGGGCGGTCACCACCCGCCAGATGTCGATCCCGACGTCCCGGGTGACCAGATCGATGCCGATCTCCCGGCGCACCGCGGAACGCACCCCGTCGGCGCCGATCACCACGTCGTAGCGGGCCGTCCGGTGGTCGGTGAGGGTCACCTCGACGCCGTCGCCGTCCGGCCGGATCGCGGTGAAGCTGGTGCCGAACCGGACCCGGGCGCCCACCCGCGCCGCCCGCTCCAGCAGCAACTGGGCGAGAACCGGACGGTACGTGCCGAAGGTGGCCGGCAGGTCGGCGCCGCCCGTACGGAAATCCGTCATCTCGGCCAGCAGCGTGCCGTACGCGTCGGGCGCCCTGATCCCGAGCGAGTCGAAGCCGTGCCCGCGCGGCCGCAGCCGGTCCCAGACGCCCAGCTCGCGCAGCACGCGCAGCGCGTTGCCCTGCAGCGTGATGCCGGATCCGGTGGCGCCGGCCTCGGGCAGCGCGTCGATCAGGTCGACCGCGACCCCGCCGGTCGCGAGCCGGATGGCGGCCGCCGCCCCGGCGATGCCGGCGCCGACGACGAGGACCTTGCGGACTGCGGGCACGAGCGGCTCCTCACGCGCGGGCGGAAAACGCTCTCACTGTCCACCGCGTCCATGGTGGACGGAAGAGAGACGTGGCTCACTCCTGTCCCAGTGGCCTCGTTCGCCCGCCGTTCGCCAAGGGTGAGGCGTGCTGACCGGAACCGCGGGTAACGTCCCGTTCGGAAGGGCCGAACGACCCTGCCGGGCGAGGTCCCGGCGGAGAAAAGTGAAGATCGACGAAGCCTTCGGGGAAGGAAAGATCGTGACCGCTGTGCTCGACCAGCTCGCCCATCTTGAGGACACCGAGGTCGCCGCGCTCGACGCGTGGTGGCGGGCGAACAACTACCTCACTGTCGGACAGATCTACCTGCAGGCCAACCCGCTGCTGCGCGAGCCGCTGAAAGCCGAGCACATCAAGCCGCGGCTGCTCGGCCACTGGGGGACCAGCCCCGGCCTGTCGTTCGTCTACGCGCACGTCTCCCGGCTGATCAAGAAGACCGGGCAGCAGGCCATCTACCTGGCCGGTCCGGGCCACGGCGGCCCGGCGCTGGTGGCCGCGGGTTACCTGGAGGGCACCTACTCCGAGATCTACCCGAAGGTCGGCCAGGACGAGGCCGGCCTGCTCCGGCTGTTCCGCCAGTTCTCCAGCCCGGGCGGCATCCCCAGCCATGTCTCGGTGACCACCCCCGGGTCCATCCACGAGGGCGGTGAGCTGGGCTACGTGCTGGTGCACGCGTTCGGCTCGGTGATGGACAACCCGGACCTGCTGACCATCGCGGTGGTCGGCGACGGCGAGGCGGAGACCGGCCCCCTGGAGGGCTCCTGGAAGGGCGTCTCCTTCATCAACCCGGAGCACGACGGCGCGGTGCTGCCGATCCTGCACCTGAACGGCGCCAAGATCGCCGGCCCGACCGTGCTGGCCCGCAAGGATCCGGAAGAGGTCCGCAAGCTCCTCGAGGGCCACGGCTACGAGATCATCGAGGTGGGCGGCGACGACCTGCCCGGCATGCACCACCGCTTCGCCGAGGCGCTGGCCGCGGCCTGGGGCAAGATCAAGAGCATCCAGACCGCGGCGCGTGAGGGCGGCTGGGACGGTTCCCGGCCGCGCTGGCCGCTGATCATCCTGCGTACGCCCAAGGGCTGGACCGGCCCGCAGGAGGTCGACGGGATCACCGTCGGCGGGACGTGGCGGGCCCACCAGGTGCCGCTCTCCGGCGTCCGAAACAACGCCGACCACCTGCGGCTGCTGGAGGAGTGGCTGAAGTCGTACCGGCCGGACGAGCTGTTCGACGCGAACGGCGCCCCCACCCCGCTGGTCCGCGAGCTGGCCCCGGACGGCGACCTGCGGATGAGCGCCAGCCCGCACGCCAACGGCGGCCGGCTCACCCGGGACCTGGACCTGCCCGACTTCCGCGACTACGCGGTCGAGGTGAAGACCCCGGCGTCGGGCCGGGCCGAGTCCACCCGCCGGCTGGGCGAGCTGATGCGCGACATCTACTCGCGCAACCCGGACCGGTTCCGGCTGTTCTGCCCGGACGAGACGAACTCGAACCGGCTCGGCGCGGTCTTCGAGGTCTCCGACCGGGCGTTCATGGAGTCGGTCACCCCGGACGACGTGAAGCTCAGCCGCGGCGGCCGGGTGATGGAGGTGCTCTCCGAGCACAACTGCCACGGCTGGCTGGAGGGCTACACGCTCACCGGGCGGCACGGCATGTTCGCCACCTACGAGGCGTTCGCCATGGTCAGCGCGTCGCAGAC contains:
- a CDS encoding enoyl-CoA hydratase-related protein, yielding MPTLDRQDDVFVLDLGDTENRFHPDWLIAVGAALDEVEKADGPKALVTTATGKFFSNGLDLEWLGANGDKFREYATSVHALFARVLALPLPTVAALQGHTFAAGAMLSLAHDFRVMRADRGFWCLPEVAISIPFTPAMSALIQSRLTPQAAHEAMTTGRRYGGEDARTAGIVDHAAPEDAVLPTAVKIAATLAGNAGDTLGTIKARMYAPALTLLRDGTNPLG
- a CDS encoding FAD-dependent monooxygenase — protein: MPAVRKVLVVGAGIAGAAAAIRLATGGVAVDLIDALPEAGATGSGITLQGNALRVLRELGVWDRLRPRGHGFDSLGIRAPDAYGTLLAEMTDFRTGGADLPATFGTYRPVLAQLLLERAARVGARVRFGTSFTAIRPDGDGVEVTLTDHRTARYDVVIGADGVRSAVRREIGIDLVTRDVGIDIWRVVTARPASVHRTELILGGPLHIAGYCPTGPESMYVYLAETPQHRGPLSPAESLAVVRSLAAPLHGPWDEIEFDDPARIHFTRFQTHLLDGPWNRGRVVVIGDAAHAAPPTLAQGAAMSLEDAAVLGDLLLTAPVVDDALWTEFTARRLARVRTVVGASLQMCQWLLDGVRGDVPGLHAEVAALVSQPA
- a CDS encoding phosphoketolase family protein; the protein is MTAVLDQLAHLEDTEVAALDAWWRANNYLTVGQIYLQANPLLREPLKAEHIKPRLLGHWGTSPGLSFVYAHVSRLIKKTGQQAIYLAGPGHGGPALVAAGYLEGTYSEIYPKVGQDEAGLLRLFRQFSSPGGIPSHVSVTTPGSIHEGGELGYVLVHAFGSVMDNPDLLTIAVVGDGEAETGPLEGSWKGVSFINPEHDGAVLPILHLNGAKIAGPTVLARKDPEEVRKLLEGHGYEIIEVGGDDLPGMHHRFAEALAAAWGKIKSIQTAAREGGWDGSRPRWPLIILRTPKGWTGPQEVDGITVGGTWRAHQVPLSGVRNNADHLRLLEEWLKSYRPDELFDANGAPTPLVRELAPDGDLRMSASPHANGGRLTRDLDLPDFRDYAVEVKTPASGRAESTRRLGELMRDIYSRNPDRFRLFCPDETNSNRLGAVFEVSDRAFMESVTPDDVKLSRGGRVMEVLSEHNCHGWLEGYTLTGRHGMFATYEAFAMVSASQTIQHGKWLQEASHLPWRAKVPSLNILLTSTAWRNDHNGFSHQGPGLIQNVLTQRGDVARVYLPPDANTLLSVADHCFRSRSYINLIVIDKQPQLQWLDMDQAIDHCTKGAGIWEWAGTDDGNSDPDIVLACAGDVVTMETVAAARILMEKLPQLKVRVVNVVDLMTLPRPKDHPHGMSETMFRELFTDHVDVVFSFHGYPGAIHQLVHGRPDADRFRVRGFIEQGTTTTPFDMTVRNKASRYHLVMDAINNAGRLPSGATELKAWCEAQLAKHETYVVEHLEDMPEVRDWSLGDWAQS